Proteins encoded within one genomic window of Cytophagales bacterium:
- a CDS encoding Crp/Fnr family transcriptional regulator, translating to MMSDPLLENFQLHIELSQEDYQRIRNLFVDEIFRKGQYLIQPSHFVHHQYFVLEGNLRTFMIDHKGKEHTLQFAVEGWWVSDYLSYYQNIPSALHVECLEECHLLKVSKTDLINSFDEFPVLERFFRKQLENAFVAFQQRILSNLQDSAEERYSAFVEKYPSIEQRVKNYQIASYLGIAPESLSRLRKQRMNSL from the coding sequence ATGATGTCAGATCCCCTCTTAGAAAACTTCCAGTTGCACATTGAATTGTCACAGGAGGATTATCAGCGGATACGTAACCTTTTTGTAGACGAAATCTTTCGTAAAGGGCAATACCTGATCCAGCCAAGTCACTTTGTACATCATCAATATTTTGTACTCGAAGGAAACCTGAGGACTTTCATGATAGATCACAAAGGCAAGGAACATACTTTACAATTTGCTGTGGAAGGTTGGTGGGTAAGTGACTACCTGTCTTACTATCAAAATATTCCTTCTGCCTTGCATGTGGAGTGCCTGGAAGAATGCCACCTGTTGAAGGTTTCAAAAACTGATTTAATCAATTCATTCGATGAATTTCCAGTTCTTGAGCGATTTTTCCGAAAACAACTTGAAAATGCTTTTGTGGCGTTCCAACAAAGGATTCTTTCCAATTTGCAAGATAGCGCTGAAGAACGGTATTCGGCCTTTGTTGAAAAGTATCCTTCCATCGAACAACGTGTCAAAAACTATCAAATCGCCTCTTATCTTGGTATTGCTCCAGAAAGTCTAAGTCGTTTGAGAAAGCAAAGAATGAACTCGCTTTAG
- a CDS encoding AAA family ATPase has translation MEEAPSEQFETQSPGETSADKLISNIGQVIKGHHEQITQVVTCLIAGGHILLEDNPGAGKTVMAKTLAHSISSKESSEGYADFNRIQFTPDLLPMDLLGSHIYDESAKDFIFKKGPLFTNILLADEINRASPKVQSALLECMAEHQITMGDQTYPLEKPFFVIATQNPIEMEGTYPLPNAQLDRFFMKISFGYVAEEVEFEIYRKYLEISNFEATTESVLTLQDVLALQSEADKVFVHDEIVRGVNNIIRATRSNPAITLGASVRSGIILLKCLKAHAMIQKRAYVIEDDLTQLVHPVLHHRLLFRNKSAEADALNTIVKSEIKRLARLKLSFDAK, from the coding sequence ATGGAAGAAGCACCATCGGAACAATTCGAAACACAAAGCCCTGGCGAGACTTCTGCAGATAAGCTGATCAGTAATATCGGGCAAGTGATCAAAGGTCACCATGAGCAGATCACGCAAGTGGTTACCTGTCTGATCGCCGGAGGTCATATCTTGCTGGAAGACAATCCCGGTGCAGGAAAGACCGTGATGGCGAAAACACTTGCTCATTCCATTTCAAGTAAGGAAAGTTCGGAAGGGTATGCGGATTTCAATCGGATCCAGTTTACACCGGACTTGTTGCCGATGGATTTGTTGGGTTCTCACATCTATGATGAATCTGCGAAGGATTTCATTTTCAAAAAAGGACCTTTGTTTACGAACATTCTCCTCGCAGATGAGATCAATCGAGCGTCACCTAAAGTACAATCGGCGTTGCTGGAGTGCATGGCTGAACATCAAATCACCATGGGTGATCAGACCTATCCTTTGGAAAAGCCATTTTTTGTGATCGCCACACAAAACCCCATTGAGATGGAAGGGACCTATCCACTTCCCAATGCTCAATTAGACCGCTTCTTCATGAAGATCAGTTTTGGTTATGTTGCCGAAGAGGTCGAGTTTGAGATTTACCGGAAATACCTGGAGATCTCCAATTTCGAGGCGACTACTGAAAGTGTGTTGACTTTGCAAGATGTATTGGCTTTGCAGTCAGAAGCGGATAAAGTTTTTGTTCATGATGAGATTGTACGTGGCGTCAATAACATCATCAGGGCCACCAGAAGTAATCCAGCGATCACACTTGGTGCATCCGTGAGAAGTGGGATCATCCTATTGAAATGTCTGAAAGCTCATGCCATGATTCAGAAACGCGCTTATGTCATTGAAGATGACCTGACACAACTGGTACACCCGGTATTGCACCACCGGCTGTTATTTCGCAACAAAAGTGCAGAAGCAGATGCACTCAATACCATTGTGAAATCAGAAATCAAGCGATTGGCGAGGCTTAAGCTTTCGTTCGATGCGAAATAG
- a CDS encoding transglutaminase-like domain-containing protein, with translation MTVKQKKKNLFLGLILLVLPTLIVSYPLLNYISEHYSLLFINTGRLVTVFGGAMVLAFALHSTRLRFFIVFGALLVVLYFIYQSIVFFPFDEFDSYYIASRFRINATLFVLGWFAGFGIARWRYFLIIYALLVLTISAIALSSVGVYDANQLSWLIAPPVLYVFYVLFAKELLNSIRHQSQVNYGKILLRIAVFCSILFLFFWGTTELLQNKFSELDQELQAQQNGEGEGGSNEDRQDDNMMDRNEKDQFRLKDYTELRPRLRQSEELLFTAYMDNFLDNGVPNPQYITLYHLNQYNEELERFEVDPEGLADDLFLPNPTQIPNYYVQIDEEVLENDKMEKFIKPIQSTIYINQLDPEVFVAPSTAYSCQPISVEAAFRDQYKFAYNVQSEVSALNSAYFVYNTREPELKQFQEERFNTLRKVKDYTEVSQEYLDYYTRMPSGGVYDKISELAADLTKDAKTPVDKVIALRDYFLSKDENGEPRFVYTLTPGSPTDPNIPDLSLLNNFLFNTQKGYCTYFAASTLFMLRSQGIPTRMAVGFLTVNRSHNNPGWYWFYADQAHAWTQVYFPEYGWLDFDLTISNEDAEETNQPDRTPPLPPVEPQFVAKGVITQLDTATKALTLDADLMVLKKTSMSWDEPKTFDLDVSAAKVIAEYDTLSLADLEVGDTAVVTSFDLRIQNMREKRRSESNEQFADRLPDNILVQEIMVNPEPEEEIPEEDETTIREAVNQWIGYAVALLALIVFVLLSAPFIHYSLIKSGYKSNTSAKEKTIALYPIIQFLMNQMGYGRGLMTPSVYAKATVDTLLGTRYTDLMEIYLKIKYSNENLTSEEEAFVHDFYEDFQKKFRVKFSVGSRLLNFLKVNRWFYYLINLNIT, from the coding sequence ATGACGGTAAAGCAAAAGAAAAAGAACCTGTTTTTGGGTTTGATCCTGTTGGTGTTGCCTACGCTGATCGTCTCTTATCCCTTGCTCAACTATATCAGTGAGCATTATTCATTGTTGTTCATCAATACCGGAAGACTGGTCACGGTGTTTGGCGGAGCCATGGTATTGGCGTTTGCACTGCACAGCACCCGCCTGCGTTTTTTCATTGTCTTCGGTGCACTGCTGGTAGTCCTTTACTTCATTTATCAAAGCATCGTATTCTTTCCATTCGATGAGTTCGATTCCTATTACATCGCCAGTCGATTCCGTATCAATGCGACGTTGTTTGTTTTGGGTTGGTTCGCAGGTTTTGGGATCGCCAGATGGCGCTATTTTCTGATCATTTACGCATTGCTCGTATTGACCATTTCGGCCATTGCACTGTCTTCTGTAGGCGTATATGATGCCAATCAACTGTCCTGGCTGATTGCGCCGCCCGTGCTATACGTGTTTTATGTTCTGTTTGCCAAAGAATTGTTGAACAGCATTCGTCACCAAAGTCAGGTGAATTACGGAAAGATTCTGTTGCGCATTGCCGTGTTTTGTTCCATTCTGTTCTTATTTTTCTGGGGAACCACTGAGCTGTTGCAAAACAAGTTTTCAGAGCTAGATCAGGAGCTGCAAGCGCAGCAGAACGGAGAAGGTGAGGGAGGAAGCAATGAAGATCGTCAGGATGATAATATGATGGATCGGAATGAAAAGGACCAATTCCGATTGAAAGATTATACGGAATTGAGGCCCAGGCTGAGGCAGTCGGAAGAGCTGCTTTTCACGGCTTATATGGACAATTTCCTGGATAATGGCGTGCCTAACCCACAATACATCACTTTGTATCACCTCAATCAGTACAATGAAGAACTGGAACGTTTTGAGGTAGACCCGGAAGGATTGGCCGATGATCTATTTCTCCCGAACCCGACACAGATCCCGAACTACTATGTCCAAATAGACGAAGAAGTGCTGGAGAATGATAAGATGGAGAAGTTTATCAAACCCATTCAGAGCACCATCTACATCAACCAACTGGACCCGGAAGTATTTGTGGCGCCAAGTACGGCCTATTCCTGTCAGCCGATTTCAGTGGAAGCTGCTTTTAGGGATCAGTACAAGTTTGCCTACAATGTGCAGTCGGAAGTCTCTGCATTGAACAGTGCTTATTTCGTTTACAACACGCGTGAACCAGAATTGAAGCAATTCCAGGAAGAACGATTCAATACATTGAGAAAGGTCAAAGACTATACGGAGGTTTCTCAGGAATACCTTGACTACTATACTCGAATGCCTTCCGGAGGCGTTTATGACAAAATCAGCGAGCTGGCTGCAGATCTGACCAAGGATGCGAAGACACCCGTCGATAAAGTCATTGCACTTCGTGATTACTTTTTGTCGAAGGACGAAAACGGCGAGCCGCGTTTTGTATACACTTTGACGCCTGGCTCTCCAACCGATCCCAATATTCCGGACCTGTCCTTATTGAACAACTTCCTGTTCAACACCCAAAAAGGATATTGCACCTACTTTGCCGCGTCTACACTTTTCATGCTGCGATCCCAGGGTATTCCTACTCGAATGGCAGTAGGGTTTCTTACCGTGAACAGGAGTCACAACAATCCAGGCTGGTACTGGTTCTATGCGGATCAGGCACATGCCTGGACACAAGTCTATTTCCCGGAATATGGTTGGCTGGATTTCGATTTGACAATAAGTAATGAAGATGCAGAAGAAACGAATCAACCGGATCGAACTCCGCCCTTGCCACCAGTAGAACCACAGTTTGTGGCCAAAGGTGTGATCACACAATTGGATACAGCTACTAAAGCATTGACGCTGGATGCCGACCTCATGGTATTGAAGAAGACTTCCATGTCCTGGGACGAACCAAAGACGTTTGATCTGGATGTTTCTGCCGCAAAAGTGATTGCCGAATACGATACACTTTCACTGGCAGATCTGGAAGTTGGAGATACTGCCGTAGTTACTTCTTTTGATTTACGCATTCAAAACATGCGGGAGAAACGGCGCTCCGAATCCAATGAACAATTTGCAGATCGATTGCCGGATAACATCCTGGTCCAGGAGATCATGGTCAATCCGGAACCGGAAGAAGAGATTCCAGAAGAAGATGAGACGACCATTCGCGAAGCAGTAAATCAATGGATTGGATATGCTGTTGCATTGCTTGCGCTGATCGTATTTGTCCTTTTGTCAGCACCGTTCATTCACTATTCGTTGATCAAATCCGGATACAAGAGTAACACCTCGGCAAAAGAAAAAACCATCGCCCTGTATCCGATCATTCAGTTTTTGATGAATCAGATGGGATACGGACGGGGACTGATGACACCTTCGGTTTACGCAAAAGCTACAGTGGATACACTGCTAGGTACGCGATATACAGACCTGATGGAGATTTACCTGAAGATCAAGTACAGCAACGAAAACCTGACCAGCGAAGAAGAGGCCTTCGTTCATGATTTTTATGAAGATTTCCAGAAAAAATTCAGGGTGAAGTTCTCTGTTGGGAGCCGCCTTTTGAATTTCCTGAAGGTCAATCGCTGGTTTTATTATTTGATTAATTTGAACATTACATAG